From the Halanaerobiales bacterium genome, the window ACTCGGCGTTTTAAGTTTTCAACTTTGGGAACACCGTAGCCAATTCTTTTGATTAATTTGATTTTATTGTTTAATCCTTCAGCAAATCCATTGGTTATTCTGGTTTTGAAATAGTTGATTACATTTTGTTCCCAGCGTTTTACTGTTCCTTTAGCTCTATAAAAAGGATTTAGTTTATACTTGCTAACATTTTCATACCAGTGGTTTAAAGCTTCAATAGATTCTTTAACATCAGGTATCTGAAGCAAGTCCCTAAATTCTTCTTTCAGCTCCCATGCTTTTTCTAAAACGGGAGAGAGTTTAAAGATTTCTATCAGTCTCTGATGACTGTTATCATTAAGATCTTCACCAGCCATTAGTAGCGTGAGTCTGGATTTATAGAACTTCTTTCTGTTGGCAGCAGTCTGTATGTTCTGTTCCTTTATTCTTAACTTATCCAAGGCATTATTAATGGCTGTAACCAGATGGAACTTATCTACCACTATCTGTGCATTGGGAAAGACATCTTCTGCAACAGCTTTATATGGGCTCCACATATCCATGGAGAAGTACTTGATCTGTTCCCGCAGTTCTTTAGGCCAGTTATTAAAGTATTCTATTAGATCATCTTTTTTCCGAGAAGGTAAGATATCAATTAACTTACTGTTAATTGGATCAGTTAAAGCAACTGCGTATTTATGTTTTTTCTTGACAGCAAATTCATCAATACTTATAGCTTCAACCTTATCTA encodes:
- a CDS encoding ISL3 family transposase codes for the protein MHNNLITDLMDLPDLVATNLIKTEEYLFFIADYKIDHVKCPICGKKADKVHDRRVQFIQDVPYQDKKVAIRLTKKRYRCSHCGKRAIPKKLKSIPDYSRNTERFKTYLLKQTDSRDYSRVARENDLSYTSIKNLVNSQLDTLIEETQLEALDKVEAISIDEFAVKKKHKYAVALTDPINSKLIDILPSRKKDDLIEYFNNWPKELREQIKYFSMDMWSPYKAVAEDVFPNAQIVVDKFHLVTAINNALDKLRIKEQNIQTAANRKKFYKSRLTLLMAGEDLNDNSHQRLIEIFKLSPVLEKAWELKEEFRDLLQIPDVKESIEALNHWYENVSKYKLNPFYRAKGTVKRWEQNVINYFKTRITNGFAEGLNNKIKLIKRIGYGVPKVENLKRRVFLSLLSI